From the Bradysia coprophila strain Holo2 unplaced genomic scaffold, BU_Bcop_v1 contig_93, whole genome shotgun sequence genome, one window contains:
- the LOC119084747 gene encoding glutamate receptor ionotropic, kainate 1-like, with protein sequence MVKLLSVFHLFFIAIFLCNENSAQGQTLKITSVINEPYVMLKQSAKPLTGNDQFEGYSIDLIDEISQILDLNYTIQLAPYNSDKRTGAWDRIVTELIQHHADIAIGDLTITSEREEVVEFSTPFMNTGISILYRKPSRKPPALFSFMGPFSPSVWISLAIAYMVVSGLMYILGRFTPSYLSQQEAKDDGQFSMMNCMFLPRSLSTQLAAGVWWFFVLVMVSMYSANCAAFATNDIVEYTIASVEDLVRQFRIKYGVVKGGSTASFFRNSNNPTYETMWSAMESSELTAFVSNSAEGVSRVVKGDGKYAFLMESVAIEYVTERRCDLTQVGPVLDSKSYGIAMTKNSTYRSQVNVAILKLQENGKLQTLQKRWWKEKRGGGSCDFFSSNDNFVYELGLDNLIGVFIVLIIGLGIACIIGACECLFKSRMERYI encoded by the exons atggtgaaattattgtcagtttttcatttgttttttattgcgATTTTTCTGTGCAATGAGAATTCAGCACAAGGACAGACGTTGAAAATAACGTCAGTGATA AATGAGCCGTACGTGATGCTAAAACAGTCGGCCAAACCTCTTACCGGAAATGATCAATTTGAAGGCTACTCAATTGATTTGATAGATGAAATATCCCAAATACTAGACCTCAACTATACAATTCAACTGGCTCCCTACAATAGCGATAAAAGAACAGGCGCATGGGACCGTATCGTTACGGAGTTAATTCAACATCACGCTGATATCGCAATCGGCGATCTAACAATCACATCTGAACGCGAAGAAGTGGTTGAATTTTCAACACCATTTATGAATACAGGCATCTCAATACTGTATAGAAAACCAAGTAGAAAGCCACCGgctttgttttcatttatggGACCATTCTCACCGAGCGTTTGGATTAGCTTAGCTATTGCATATATGGTCGTTTCTGGTTTGATGTATATTCTTGGTCGTTTCACACCATCTTATTTAAGTCAACAAGAAGCCAAAGATGACGGTCAATTTAGTATGATGAACTGCATGTTTTTGCCGAG ATCCCTGTCAACACAACTTGCTGCTGGAGTCTGGTGGTTTTTCGTCTTGGTCATGGTTTCAATGTACTCTGCCAATTGCGCCGCTTTTGCCACTAATGATATCGTCGAGTATACAATAGCAAGTGTTGAAGATTTGGTCAGACAATTTCGCATCAAGTATGGGGTAGTCAAAGGCGGTTCAACCGCATCATTTTTCCGCAATTCAAATAATCCAACATATGAAACGATGTGGTCGGCCATGGAATCGTCAGAATTAACGGCATTCGTATCAAACTCTGCCGAGGGTGTCAGTCGTGTGGTGAAGGGGGATG GAAAATATGCATTCTTAATGGAATCAGTTGCGATCGAATATGTTACAGAACGAAGATGCGACTTGACTCAGGTTGGGCCAGTGTTGGACAGCAAGAGTTATGGAATTGCAATGACCAAAA ATTCTACCTATCGATCTCAAGTAAATGTCGCCATCTTGAAACtacaagaaaatggaaaattgcaGACTTTACAGAAGCGTTGGTGGAAGGAAAAACGCGGCGGTGGTTCGTGCGAT ttttttagttCGAATGATAATTTTGTATATGAACTCGGCCTCGACAATCTTATTGGAGTGTTTATTGTCCTAATAATTGGCTTGGGCATCGCGTGTATCATCGGCGCTTGTGAATGTCTGTTCAAATCACGAATGGAGCGATATATCTAA